In Pseudonocardia sp. DSM 110487, the sequence TCATGAGCTCGAGGCCCTGGTTGAGCCGTTCCCGATTGGACAGCAGGTCGTCCAGGTCGCTCTTGCCGATGATCGAGCGCAGGGAGGCCTGCGCGACCTGGCCGATGGCGTGGTCGTAGTTCTGCACGTCGACGACCACCTTCACGGGGTCGATGACCCGGTAGTAGACGACGGCGTCGACCTTGACCGTGACGTTGTCGCGGGTGATGCCCTCCTGGGCGGGGATTGGCAGGGTGACGATCTGCATGTTGACCTTGTGCAGGCGGTCCGCGAACGGGGCGATCAGCGCGAGCCCGGGCCCGCGTGTCGCCGAGCGCAGCCGGCCGAACCGCAGGACGACGCCGCGCTCGAACTGGGTGATGATTCGAACGCTCGAGCCGAGCAGCAGCAGGCCGCCCAGTGCCAGTACGGCGAGCAGGACATACACGGTGATCATCTCGTCCTCACATTCCGTGCGCGTTGGGTCAACCTGCGATCGACGTCTACGACGAGGGGGGTTCTCCCTCGCGAGCCGGCCCCGGAGCTCCCCGGTCGGTTCCGGCAGAGTGGCGCCACGCCACCCAGATCAGCCCGGTCGCGGCCGCGACCGCCAATGCGCCCACCAACGACCCGGCGACCAGCAGGAACGTGGTGAGCAGGGCCGCAGCCAAGACCGCGAGATGCGCTCCCAGCTTGTGATGGCGGCGCGCCATGCGGGTCTGGCGGGCTTCGAAGGAGCGGGTGAAGCGGGGGTCCTCGGCCTGGAACTGGCGCTCGACCTCGCGCAGCGCCTTCCGCTCGTGATCACTGAGCACGATCCACCTCCTCCTCGAGATGGTCTTCTGCCCGTCACCTGCCGGAGCCAGGCAGAATCGACTATATCGTGACACGATATGATTCGGGTGTGACGTACGAGGCAGTGGGCGAGGTGTCATGGGTGATGTGACGGGCGAGGACGGGCGAGCAGGCTCGCCGCCGCTGACGAAGCAGGACTTCGAGGCGTTGGCCCGGTTCCGCTTCGGGATCCGCCGCTACCTGCGCTTCAGCGAGGAGACCGTGCGCCACCATGGCCTGACGCCGCAGCAGTACCAGTTGCTGCTCGCGCTGAAGGGCTTTCCCGACCGGGAGTGGGCCACCGTGCGGGAGCTGGCCGACCGGCTCCAACTGCGCCACCACAGCGTGGTCGAGCTGGTCAACCGGGCGCAGAAGCAAGGGCTAGTGGACCGGGCCGGCCATCCCGACGACGCGCGCGCCGTGCGGGTGCTGCTGACCGAGGGCGGCGATCGGGTCCTGGCTCGGCTCAGCGCCCTGCACCGCGATGAACTGCGCCGCATGGATCAGACCCTCCTTCCTCCGGTGTGGCACGACCAGCAGGATGAGCCTTCGCCGGATCGGTGAGGGCCTGAACTGCGCGTTCGACATCGAGCGGGCGGAGCGCGATGACCGCGTTCGGCGTCCCGGGGCGATCTACTGATCATTCCCCGAGCCCGCCACGCACTGGCCACGCTCGAGGACACGGTGGCGCTGCTCGCGGCGGCGAAGATCGAGCGCCGCCAGCTCGGGGTCGGCCACGCCGGTTGGCAGGTCGACCCGGAGAAGCAGGACCGCCGACCGGCATGCGAGGGCATCAGCTTGGCCGGCTGGTGTCCGACGAGCCGTGAAAGCCACCGGTTGCCTCCTGGTCGGTTGCACGAACGCCGGTGGGCCGGCGGTCGGGATGGCGGAGACCGGGCATTGGTGCGGCGTCCGCCATCCCGGCCGGACGGGCAGTTGCCTGAGCCCGTCACCTCCGACCATGACCGGCGGAGGCGCCGGCAACACCGGCTGCCACCGGACGAGAATCCCGGCCGCAGCCTGCCGGTATCCGGCAACGTCAGCGCCGGTCCCGGCGAGTGTGCGGATGCGCCGCGTCTACGAGCCGGTGACCAAGCAGGACGGCATCCGCGTGCTGTTCGCTGCCGGTGAGCAGGCCACCGTCCTGCGCCACCTGACCGAACTGGCGCAGGGCCGGACCATCACACTCCTGACCGCGAGCAGGGACCCCGCGATCAGCGAGGCCGATTGATGACCGAGGGAGTCAGGCAAGGGTCACGCAACACCGTTCCGGCGCCGGGTTCAACCTGGCCAGCACGTCGGTGTGACCGAGCTCGTCGAGCAGGGCCGTGATGAGGTGCAGGTTCATTCCGCACACGAGGGCGGTGTGATCCCGGGCGAGCGCATGGAACGGGCAGTTCGCGAGCACGAGCACGTCGTCCTGAACGCGGGGCTCGTATCCCAGCCCGGCCAGCGTCACTGCGAGGTCATCGAGCACGGAACCTCCGGCGCGCGGCGGCTCTTCGGCGCCGAGCCGATGTCCGCACTCTGCAGCCGCACGCTGCACCGCATCGAGGACGGGGACTCCGTCGCGGG encodes:
- a CDS encoding DUF3040 domain-containing protein; this translates as MLSDHERKALREVERQFQAEDPRFTRSFEARQTRMARRHHKLGAHLAVLAAALLTTFLLVAGSLVGALAVAAATGLIWVAWRHSAGTDRGAPGPAREGEPPSS
- a CDS encoding MarR family winged helix-turn-helix transcriptional regulator, which gives rise to MTGEDGRAGSPPLTKQDFEALARFRFGIRRYLRFSEETVRHHGLTPQQYQLLLALKGFPDREWATVRELADRLQLRHHSVVELVNRAQKQGLVDRAGHPDDARAVRVLLTEGGDRVLARLSALHRDELRRMDQTLLPPVWHDQQDEPSPDR